A region from the Vicia villosa cultivar HV-30 ecotype Madison, WI linkage group LG3, Vvil1.0, whole genome shotgun sequence genome encodes:
- the LOC131660541 gene encoding glycosyltransferase BC10-like isoform X2: MIVTAYIYSTPTTPSHPEKCSFYSSEGCRTRDLFPNAYFSRELTDQEIESRVVVKELLNFVPLQTTTPKVAFMFMTPGSLPFEKLWHLFFQGHEGKFSIYVHASKEKPRHISRYFVGREIHSEPVSWGSFAMVEAERRLLANALLDPDNQHFVLLSDSCVPIRHFEFVYSYLLYTNVSFIECFLDPGPHGNGRFIEHMLPEVELKDFRKGSQWFSMKRQHAVIVIADSLYYTKFKYHCRPNMEGGRNCYSDEHYFPTFFHMLDPGGISNWSVTYVDWSEGKWHPRSFGARDVTYNVLKALTSFDQSPHITSEPKRTVLMTPCIWNGSKQPCYLFARKFYPDALERLMYLFSNSTAM, encoded by the exons ATGATTGTTACAGCTTACATCTATTCTACACCAACAACACCATCCCATCCCGAAAAATGTAGTTTCTATTCGTCCGAAGGTTGTCGTACGCGTGATCTGTTTCCAAATGCTTATTTTTCTCGAGAATTAACCGATCAAGAGATCGAATCTCGTGTTGTTGTTAAAGAGTTACTCAACTTTGTTCCTCTTCAAACTACGACGCCTAAAGTTGCTTTCATGTTCATGACTCCCGGTTCATTGCCTTTTGAGAAACTCTGGCACCTCTTCTTTCAA GGGCATGAAGGAAAATTTTCAATTTATGTACATGCATCCAAGGAAAAACCAAGACATATCAGTAGATATTTTGTTGGTCGAGAAATTCACAGCGAACCG GTGAGTTGGGGGAGTTTTGCGATGGTTGAAGCAGAAAGAAGACTTTTGGCAAACGCGCTTTTAGACCCTGATAATCAACATTTTGTTTTGTTGTCTGACAG CTGCGTACCTATTCGTCACTTCGAATTTGTCTACAGCTACTTATTGTATACAAATGTCAGCTTCATTGAATG CTTTCTTGATCCCGGTCCTCATGGAAATGGAAGATTTATCGAGCATATGTTGCCTGAAGTAGAACTGAAGGATTTCCGAAAGGGTTCGCAG TGGTTCTCAATGAAGCGGCAGCACGCTGTTATCGTTATCGCAGACAGTCTCTACTACACAAAATTCAAGTATCACTGCAGG CCAAATATGGAGGGCGGGCGCAACTGCTACTCGGACGAGCATTATTTCCCGACCTTTTTCCAT ATGCTTGATCCAGGCGGAATTTCAAATTGGTCGGTAACATACGTTGACTGGTCAGAAGGAAAATGGCATCCTAGATCATTCGGTGCTCGAGATGTTACTTATAACGTCCTCAAAGCCCTAACA TCCTTTGATCAAAGTCCACATATTACAAGTGAACCAAAG AGAACAGTATTGATGACACCTTGCATATGGAATGGATCAAAGCAGCCTTGTTATTTATTTGCCAGGAAGTTTTATCCAGATGCCTTGGAAAGATTGATGTACCTTTTCTCTAATTCTACTGCAATGTAA
- the LOC131660541 gene encoding glycosyltransferase BC10-like isoform X3, with product MFMTPGSLPFEKLWHLFFQGHEGKFSIYVHASKEKPRHISRYFVGREIHSEPVSWGSFAMVEAERRLLANALLDPDNQHFVLLSDSCVPIRHFEFVYSYLLYTNVSFIECFLDPGPHGNGRFIEHMLPEVELKDFRKGSQWFSMKRQHAVIVIADSLYYTKFKYHCRPNMEGGRNCYSDEHYFPTFFHMLDPGGISNWSVTYVDWSEGKWHPRSFGARDVTYNVLKALTSFDQSPHITSEPKRTVLMTPCIWNGSKQPCYLFARKFYPDALERLMYLFSNSTAM from the exons ATGTTCATGACTCCCGGTTCATTGCCTTTTGAGAAACTCTGGCACCTCTTCTTTCAA GGGCATGAAGGAAAATTTTCAATTTATGTACATGCATCCAAGGAAAAACCAAGACATATCAGTAGATATTTTGTTGGTCGAGAAATTCACAGCGAACCG GTGAGTTGGGGGAGTTTTGCGATGGTTGAAGCAGAAAGAAGACTTTTGGCAAACGCGCTTTTAGACCCTGATAATCAACATTTTGTTTTGTTGTCTGACAG CTGCGTACCTATTCGTCACTTCGAATTTGTCTACAGCTACTTATTGTATACAAATGTCAGCTTCATTGAATG CTTTCTTGATCCCGGTCCTCATGGAAATGGAAGATTTATCGAGCATATGTTGCCTGAAGTAGAACTGAAGGATTTCCGAAAGGGTTCGCAG TGGTTCTCAATGAAGCGGCAGCACGCTGTTATCGTTATCGCAGACAGTCTCTACTACACAAAATTCAAGTATCACTGCAGG CCAAATATGGAGGGCGGGCGCAACTGCTACTCGGACGAGCATTATTTCCCGACCTTTTTCCAT ATGCTTGATCCAGGCGGAATTTCAAATTGGTCGGTAACATACGTTGACTGGTCAGAAGGAAAATGGCATCCTAGATCATTCGGTGCTCGAGATGTTACTTATAACGTCCTCAAAGCCCTAACA TCCTTTGATCAAAGTCCACATATTACAAGTGAACCAAAG AGAACAGTATTGATGACACCTTGCATATGGAATGGATCAAAGCAGCCTTGTTATTTATTTGCCAGGAAGTTTTATCCAGATGCCTTGGAAAGATTGATGTACCTTTTCTCTAATTCTACTGCAATGTAA
- the LOC131660541 gene encoding glycosyltransferase BC10-like isoform X1, with amino-acid sequence MIGLRKYSTKRPPTFIITLASVVCFVMIVTAYIYSTPTTPSHPEKCSFYSSEGCRTRDLFPNAYFSRELTDQEIESRVVVKELLNFVPLQTTTPKVAFMFMTPGSLPFEKLWHLFFQGHEGKFSIYVHASKEKPRHISRYFVGREIHSEPVSWGSFAMVEAERRLLANALLDPDNQHFVLLSDSCVPIRHFEFVYSYLLYTNVSFIECFLDPGPHGNGRFIEHMLPEVELKDFRKGSQWFSMKRQHAVIVIADSLYYTKFKYHCRPNMEGGRNCYSDEHYFPTFFHMLDPGGISNWSVTYVDWSEGKWHPRSFGARDVTYNVLKALTSFDQSPHITSEPKRTVLMTPCIWNGSKQPCYLFARKFYPDALERLMYLFSNSTAM; translated from the exons ATGATAGGGTTAAGAAAATACTCAACAAAGAGACCTCCTACGTTTATCATTACATTGGCTTCTGTGGTTTGTTTTGTTATGATTGTTACAGCTTACATCTATTCTACACCAACAACACCATCCCATCCCGAAAAATGTAGTTTCTATTCGTCCGAAGGTTGTCGTACGCGTGATCTGTTTCCAAATGCTTATTTTTCTCGAGAATTAACCGATCAAGAGATCGAATCTCGTGTTGTTGTTAAAGAGTTACTCAACTTTGTTCCTCTTCAAACTACGACGCCTAAAGTTGCTTTCATGTTCATGACTCCCGGTTCATTGCCTTTTGAGAAACTCTGGCACCTCTTCTTTCAA GGGCATGAAGGAAAATTTTCAATTTATGTACATGCATCCAAGGAAAAACCAAGACATATCAGTAGATATTTTGTTGGTCGAGAAATTCACAGCGAACCG GTGAGTTGGGGGAGTTTTGCGATGGTTGAAGCAGAAAGAAGACTTTTGGCAAACGCGCTTTTAGACCCTGATAATCAACATTTTGTTTTGTTGTCTGACAG CTGCGTACCTATTCGTCACTTCGAATTTGTCTACAGCTACTTATTGTATACAAATGTCAGCTTCATTGAATG CTTTCTTGATCCCGGTCCTCATGGAAATGGAAGATTTATCGAGCATATGTTGCCTGAAGTAGAACTGAAGGATTTCCGAAAGGGTTCGCAG TGGTTCTCAATGAAGCGGCAGCACGCTGTTATCGTTATCGCAGACAGTCTCTACTACACAAAATTCAAGTATCACTGCAGG CCAAATATGGAGGGCGGGCGCAACTGCTACTCGGACGAGCATTATTTCCCGACCTTTTTCCAT ATGCTTGATCCAGGCGGAATTTCAAATTGGTCGGTAACATACGTTGACTGGTCAGAAGGAAAATGGCATCCTAGATCATTCGGTGCTCGAGATGTTACTTATAACGTCCTCAAAGCCCTAACA TCCTTTGATCAAAGTCCACATATTACAAGTGAACCAAAG AGAACAGTATTGATGACACCTTGCATATGGAATGGATCAAAGCAGCCTTGTTATTTATTTGCCAGGAAGTTTTATCCAGATGCCTTGGAAAGATTGATGTACCTTTTCTCTAATTCTACTGCAATGTAA
- the LOC131655063 gene encoding cryptochrome DASH, chloroplastic/mitochondrial-like, producing MAISLFTILPFLSPTTTKFISSKSSLSSLLTNPTTRYHFSTITMNSTTTTISATSSSSMQHVPEQDSNEMERIANLTFQRYTSNSTKRSGKGTAIVWFRNDLRVLDNEALYKAWLSSQIILPVYCIDPRLFATTYHFGFQKTGALRAQFVLECLADLRKNLMNRGLNLLIQLGKPEDILPSLAKAYGAHTVYAQKETCSEELNVERSVSRCLQQVVVPSDESVGDARTSNSHPKLQFVWGTTLYHRDDLPFDVTCLPDVYTQFRKTVEAKCAVRPSIKLPTSLGPPPPVEDWGRIPSMEQLGLCSQNVSKGMKFVGGETAGLSRIYDYFWKKDLLKVYKETRNGMLGSDYSTKFSPWLASGSLSPRLIHDEVKRYENERQANSSTYWVLFELIWRDYFRFLSVKYGNSLFHIGGPRNVQRNWSQDKKLFESWRDGCTGYPLIDANMKELSTTGFMSNRGRQIVCSFLVRDMGIDWRMGAEWFETCLLDYDPCSNYGNWTYGSGVGNDPREDRYFSIPKQAQTYDPEGEYVAYWLPQLLTIPKEKRNFPGSLYIRQIVPLKFGTTGRQNKEETSFGGARRRNDRRWNRN from the exons ATGGCCATTTCCCTCTTCACAATACTCCCATTTCTTTCCCCAACAACCACCAAATTCATTTCATCCAAATCATCTCTTTCATCACTTCTCACAAATCCAACAACACGATATCATTTCTCAACCATCACCATGAACTCCACCACCACCACTATCTcagcaacatcttcttcctcaatgcaGCACGTACCAGAGCAAGACTCTAACGAAATGGAACGTATCGCGaacctaacatttcaaagatacaCTTCCAATAGCACCAAGAGGAGTGGTAAAGGTACAGCAATAGTTTGGTTTAGAAACGATCTCAGAGTTTTGGATAATGAAGCTCTCTACAAAGCTTGGCTTTCTTCTCAAATTATCTTGCCTGTTTATTGTATCGATCCTCGACTCTTTGCCACCACTTACCACTTCGGATTTCAAAAAACCGGAG CATTGAGAGCACAGTTTGTACTAGAATGTTTGGCTGACTTGAGGAAGAATCTAATGAATCGGGGACTTAATTTGCTTATTCAACTTGGGAAGCCTGAGGATATTTTACCTTCTCTAGCTAAAGCTTATGGAGCTCATACA GTTTATGCACAGAAAGAAACTTGCAGTGAGGAGTTGAATGTTGAAAGGTCTGTCAGTAGATGTCTTCAGCAAGTGGTGGTACCATCTGATGAATCTGTTGGGGATGCAAGAACTTCAAATAGTCATCCTAAGTTACAGTTTGTTTGGGGAACCACCTTGTACCACCGAGATGATCTTCCGTTTGATGTCACTTGTTTGCCGGATGTTTATACTCAATTTCGTAAG ACTGTCGAAGCCAAATGTGCTGTGCGCCCATCCATCAAACTGCCAACATCACTTGGACCACCTCCCCCTGTTGAGGATTGGGGACGTATTCCTTCAATGGAGCAGCTGGGACTTTGTTCACAGAAT GTTAGCAAGGGGATGAAATTTGTGGGGGGTGAAACTGCCGGATTGAGCAGAATATATGACTACTTTTGGAAGAAG GATTTACTCAAGGTATACAAAGAAACCCGAAATGGGATGTTAGGGTCTGATTATTCTACTAAATTCTCACCATGGCTTGCATCAGGAAGCTTGTCACCTCGTCTCATACATGATGAG GTGAAGAGATATGAGAATGAAAGACAAGCAAATAGTTCTACCTACTG GGTTTTGTTCGAGTTGATATGGAGAGATTATTTTCGATTTCTATCTGTCaaatatggaaattcactttTCCATATAG GTGGACCGAGGAATGTTCAGCGTAATTGGAGCCAAGACAAGAAATTATTTGAATCCTGGAGAGATGGTTGTACAGG GTATCCTCTGATAGATGCTAACATGAAAGAACTATCAACTACAGGTTTCATGTCAAATCGTGGACGGCAG ATTGTATGTTCCTTCCTAGTTCGTGACATGGGCATAGATTGGCGCATGGGCGCAGAATGGTTTGAGACGTGTCTTTTGGATTATGACCCTTGTTCTAATTATGGGAACTGGACTTACGGATCAG GAGTTGGGAATGATCCTCGGGAAGACCGGTATTTCAGCATACCGAAACAG GCACAAACATATGACCCGGAAGGTGAATATGTTGCGTACTGGTTGCCACAGTTACTAacaattccaaaagaaaaaagaaattttcCTGGTAGTTTATACATTCGTCAAATTGTGCCTCTCAAGTTTGGAACTACTGGGAGACAGAATAAGGAGGAGACTTCATTTGGTGGAgcaagaagaagaaatgatcgaAGATGGAACAGGAATTAG